One region of Kytococcus sedentarius DSM 20547 genomic DNA includes:
- a CDS encoding ribonuclease domain-containing protein yields the protein MSAQGSGGGGRGGRGGGGRRRGGVAGRGGMWTARAILRILFACALAAIVIWGGGGIFSSLEDEENNQQEQDGGTPGGSGDGATGANGRGGSGGADTAAGGGTAAGGTGIEPCDEGDLSREAADVIETIAEGGEFAYPGKDGSTFGNREGLLPAEDRGYYAEYTVPTPGESDRGARRIVTGGDTTPRNGSSDPEHWYWTADHYESFCEFSG from the coding sequence GTGAGCGCGCAGGGGTCCGGTGGTGGCGGCCGCGGCGGGCGTGGCGGGGGCGGGCGCCGACGCGGCGGTGTTGCGGGGCGCGGCGGGATGTGGACGGCGCGCGCCATCCTGCGGATCCTGTTCGCGTGCGCACTGGCCGCCATCGTCATCTGGGGCGGTGGGGGGATCTTCAGCAGCCTGGAGGACGAGGAGAACAACCAGCAGGAGCAGGACGGCGGCACCCCCGGAGGGTCGGGGGACGGCGCGACCGGTGCGAACGGGCGGGGCGGCTCGGGCGGTGCGGATACGGCGGCCGGCGGTGGCACGGCCGCCGGGGGCACCGGCATCGAGCCCTGCGACGAGGGTGACCTGTCCCGTGAGGCCGCGGACGTCATCGAGACCATTGCGGAGGGTGGGGAGTTCGCGTACCCCGGCAAGGACGGGAGCACGTTCGGCAACCGCGAGGGCCTGTTGCCGGCGGAGGACCGCGGGTACTACGCGGAGTACACGGTGCCGACGCCCGGGGAGTCCGACCGGGGCGCGCGCCGCATCGTGACCGGGGGCGACACGACGCCGCGGAACGGGTCGTCGGACCCCGAGCACTGGTACTGGACGGCGGACCACTACGAGAGCTTCTGCGAGTTCTCGGGCTGA
- a CDS encoding barstar family protein, producing the protein MPTPHFPVTEFLSSGEPLAVVSPDQAEVAAAGARTADWTVLLAESADGSGLRALQAGLAESLDLPGAAAVNLDALADTLRDLPDRTPDAPGTLLVWTPAEGIGLEDDGLATLLELLAETAAEGGTPRLAVLVSSAAVVRQLEEGEA; encoded by the coding sequence ATGCCGACACCCCACTTCCCCGTCACGGAGTTCCTGAGCTCTGGCGAGCCGCTGGCCGTGGTGAGCCCGGACCAGGCCGAGGTCGCCGCCGCCGGTGCGCGCACCGCCGACTGGACCGTGCTGCTGGCCGAGAGCGCCGACGGCTCCGGGCTGCGTGCCCTGCAGGCCGGGCTGGCCGAGTCGCTGGACCTGCCCGGGGCTGCTGCCGTGAACCTGGATGCGCTCGCGGACACGCTGCGCGACCTGCCCGACCGGACGCCGGACGCGCCCGGCACCCTGCTGGTGTGGACGCCCGCGGAGGGGATCGGCCTGGAGGACGACGGGTTGGCGACGTTGTTGGAGCTGCTGGCCGAGACCGCGGCGGAGGGGGGCACGCCGCGGCTGGCGGTGCTGGTGTCGAGTGCCGCGGTGGTGCGTCAGCTCGAGGAGGGTGAGGCGTGA